One window from the genome of Rufibacter tibetensis encodes:
- a CDS encoding nitrate reductase produces the protein MVPSNERQSASLSSTCCYCGVGCGVVVTKEKNGTVAVEGDKTHPVNKGMLCSKGINLQYTVNDKSDRLLYPQMRYNKSMHLQRVSWDEALQRTAAVFKTFIQKFGPDSVAFYASGQCLTEEYYVINKLIKGFIGSNNLDTNSRLCMSSAVAGYKMALGEDSVPICYDDIELADCFYVTGANPAWCHPILWRRVEAHKAAHPEVKIIVVDPRVTDTCSVADLHLQLNPGTDVTLNHALGRILIENGDIDLYFIQHHAEGFEKYKELAFQKSVAEAAEICGVREEDLRLAAHYIGNPKGFISMWTMGLNQSSIGVNKNLSLLNLNLITGHIGKPGSGPFSLTGQPNAMGGREVGGLSNLLPAHRNLNDPIHRAEVQKFWGGTSISEKPGLTATEMFEALNDGRLKAIWILCTNPLTSLPNVRLAEEALKKAKFVVVQEISNTPETLAYADVILPAAAWAEKEGTMTNSERRISYLNKVLDPPGEALPDAEIICRFAQHMGFQGFSYSNAAAIYQEHAKLTAGTSLDITGLSYEVLKKQGSVQWPYRMGETGAGTARLFTDKQFYTPSAKAIIHAVPDEFRSEKPDADFPLILTTGRIRDHWHTMSKTGKVNKLKKHIGQAFVEIHPLDAEILGIKEEDIVQVSSKRGEVRVKAKLSVSIKQGVVFLPMHWGKILGSDLNRANNVTSDLIDPISKEPDFKYCAVKVEKYQKPFQRIVIVGAGAGAFGFVKSYRELNPDDQITIFSKEDFPFYNRVMLPDYISGQQKWEQLVKMQDSEEPAYNIQLLRGVSVEKVDREQKFVVDSRGIRTDYDVLLMATGSRAAVPKHVPSIPGIFTMRSRTDADNFKNHLPEKAHVVIVGGGLLGLEMAASLREIGTKVTIIQRISRFLDRQLDPLGSQMLQDEMIDQGCDLYFDDEVQLYYGRSRLTGVGLKSGRRIDCDAMIIAIGTVPNLELARECGLDCKRGVLVNERLQTSDPNIFAIGEIAEFDGILYGITAAAEQQAEVVARYLMGDVASYYTGSTFMNIIKIHGFDLCSIGLPECPDEENYEEVVFIDKSKRYYKKCIIHQDRLVGAILIGDKSEFQEFRELISNKIELSDKRLQLLRSGNKPEPVIGKLVCSCNNVGSGNIQNKIAEGCNDLKQLCASTGAGTGCGSCRPEVKRLLEESLELAVVEKV, from the coding sequence ATGGTACCTTCTAACGAACGGCAATCGGCAAGTCTATCCAGTACCTGTTGCTATTGTGGCGTGGGCTGTGGCGTAGTGGTCACCAAAGAGAAGAACGGAACGGTAGCCGTAGAGGGTGACAAGACCCACCCGGTGAACAAAGGCATGCTTTGCAGCAAGGGAATTAACCTGCAGTACACCGTCAACGACAAAAGCGACCGGCTGCTCTACCCGCAGATGCGCTACAACAAGAGCATGCACCTGCAACGGGTAAGCTGGGACGAAGCCCTGCAACGGACGGCTGCTGTGTTTAAGACCTTTATTCAAAAATTCGGACCAGATTCGGTTGCCTTCTATGCTTCAGGCCAGTGCCTGACGGAAGAGTACTACGTCATCAACAAACTTATCAAAGGTTTTATAGGCAGCAATAACCTGGATACCAACTCCCGGTTGTGCATGAGCAGCGCCGTGGCCGGGTACAAAATGGCCCTGGGCGAGGACAGCGTGCCCATCTGCTACGATGACATTGAACTGGCTGATTGTTTCTATGTGACCGGAGCGAACCCCGCCTGGTGCCATCCCATTTTGTGGCGTAGGGTAGAAGCGCACAAAGCCGCCCATCCCGAGGTGAAGATCATTGTGGTGGACCCGCGGGTGACCGATACCTGCTCAGTTGCTGATCTGCACCTGCAACTGAATCCCGGCACTGATGTGACCCTGAACCACGCTTTGGGCAGAATACTGATTGAGAATGGCGACATAGACCTATACTTTATTCAGCACCACGCCGAAGGGTTTGAGAAGTACAAAGAGCTGGCTTTCCAGAAATCAGTAGCCGAGGCGGCGGAAATCTGCGGGGTACGGGAGGAAGATTTGCGCTTGGCTGCTCATTACATCGGCAACCCCAAAGGCTTTATTTCCATGTGGACGATGGGGCTGAACCAAAGCTCCATTGGGGTGAACAAGAACCTGAGTCTGCTCAACCTGAACCTGATCACCGGACACATAGGTAAACCCGGCTCCGGTCCCTTTTCTCTGACCGGCCAACCCAACGCCATGGGCGGCCGCGAAGTTGGGGGCTTGTCTAACCTGCTACCCGCGCACCGCAACCTGAATGATCCTATTCACCGGGCCGAGGTGCAGAAGTTCTGGGGAGGAACCTCTATTTCAGAGAAGCCCGGCTTAACCGCCACCGAGATGTTTGAGGCCCTGAACGATGGTCGCCTGAAAGCCATCTGGATTCTCTGCACCAACCCATTGACTAGCCTGCCTAACGTGCGGCTGGCCGAGGAAGCCCTGAAGAAAGCCAAGTTTGTGGTGGTGCAGGAAATCAGCAATACCCCTGAAACGCTTGCCTATGCAGATGTAATTTTACCTGCGGCGGCCTGGGCCGAAAAGGAGGGCACTATGACCAACTCTGAAAGGCGCATCAGCTACCTGAATAAAGTCCTTGACCCACCCGGTGAGGCCCTGCCCGATGCGGAGATCATCTGCCGGTTCGCGCAGCACATGGGTTTTCAGGGGTTCAGCTATTCTAATGCCGCCGCTATTTACCAGGAACACGCCAAACTTACTGCCGGTACGTCTCTTGACATCACTGGGCTGAGTTATGAGGTGCTGAAAAAGCAAGGTTCTGTGCAGTGGCCTTACCGAATGGGCGAAACAGGTGCCGGTACCGCCCGGTTGTTTACGGATAAGCAGTTCTATACGCCTTCGGCGAAAGCCATCATCCATGCCGTGCCAGATGAGTTCCGGAGTGAAAAGCCTGACGCTGACTTCCCTCTCATTTTGACTACTGGCCGTATCCGAGATCATTGGCACACCATGAGCAAGACGGGCAAGGTGAACAAGCTGAAGAAGCACATCGGGCAGGCGTTCGTGGAGATTCATCCGTTGGATGCCGAGATTTTGGGCATCAAGGAGGAAGACATTGTACAGGTAAGTTCCAAAAGGGGAGAGGTGCGGGTGAAGGCGAAGTTATCTGTCTCCATCAAGCAAGGCGTGGTGTTCCTGCCCATGCACTGGGGCAAGATTCTGGGCAGCGACCTAAACCGCGCCAACAACGTGACCAGTGACTTGATCGATCCTATTTCCAAAGAACCAGATTTTAAATATTGCGCTGTAAAGGTTGAGAAGTACCAAAAGCCCTTTCAGCGCATAGTGATCGTGGGAGCCGGGGCTGGGGCGTTCGGGTTTGTAAAATCCTACCGTGAACTAAACCCGGACGACCAGATCACCATCTTCAGCAAAGAAGATTTTCCTTTCTACAACCGTGTCATGCTGCCTGACTACATTAGTGGGCAGCAGAAGTGGGAGCAGCTGGTGAAGATGCAGGACTCCGAAGAGCCGGCTTATAACATTCAATTGCTGCGCGGGGTGAGCGTGGAGAAAGTGGATCGGGAGCAAAAGTTCGTGGTAGACTCCCGGGGCATCCGGACGGACTATGATGTGCTTTTGATGGCGACCGGCAGCCGGGCAGCGGTTCCCAAACACGTGCCCAGCATTCCGGGCATCTTTACTATGCGCAGCCGCACCGATGCCGACAATTTTAAAAACCACCTGCCCGAGAAAGCGCACGTGGTAATTGTGGGTGGTGGTTTGCTAGGGCTGGAAATGGCCGCTTCGTTACGGGAGATCGGGACCAAGGTCACCATCATCCAACGTATTTCACGCTTCCTGGACCGACAGCTGGACCCGCTGGGCAGTCAGATGTTGCAGGACGAAATGATAGACCAGGGCTGTGATTTATACTTTGATGATGAGGTGCAGCTTTACTATGGGCGATCCCGCCTTACCGGCGTTGGACTGAAAAGCGGGCGGCGCATAGACTGTGATGCTATGATTATAGCCATCGGCACCGTTCCTAACCTGGAGCTTGCCCGTGAGTGTGGCCTGGACTGCAAACGTGGAGTGCTGGTGAACGAGCGCCTGCAAACCAGTGACCCCAACATCTTTGCCATAGGTGAGATTGCGGAGTTTGATGGCATTCTGTACGGCATTACCGCCGCGGCAGAGCAACAGGCCGAGGTGGTGGCCAGGTACCTAATGGGCGATGTGGCCAGTTACTATACCGGAAGCACCTTCATGAACATCATCAAAATTCATGGGTTCGACTTGTGCAGCATCGGCTTGCCAGAGTGCCCGGATGAGGAGAACTATGAAGAGGTGGTGTTCATTGACAAGTCTAAGCGCTACTACAAGAAGTGCATCATTCACCAGGACCGGTTAGTAGGTGCCATCCTGATAGGCGACAAAAGTGAGTTCCAGGAATTCCGGGAGCTGATCTCGAACAAAATAGAGCTCAGCGACAAACGTCTTCAATTACTGCGCAGCGGCAACAAACCCGAACCCGTGATTGGGAAGCTGGTCTGCAGCTGCAATAACGTGGGCAGCGGAAACATCCAGAACAAAATAGCCGAGGGCTGCAACGACCTGAAACAGCTCTGCGCTTCTACTGGCGCGGGAACAGGTTGCGGCTCCTGCCGTCCCGAGGTAAAACGACTACTGGAGGAAAGTTTAGAGTTAGCGGTAGTGGAGAAGGTGTAG
- a CDS encoding rubredoxin, which produces MAAKDYTIKINLTGGIVSAGDLYQILEAAERADVQDIRLGNRQQLFFTVMEDKLSTLTQDLITADIIYEVDADEHPNILSSYVTEDVFYHANWLREGVYKDILDLFDYRPQVKINLVDNNQAFVPFFTGNLNYISSETSNYWFLYIRFPKTNIIYQWPSLIYSEDIPGISSVLEQIIFSNKELFYDQPSIDGNRLHDMVRASGSFVIQPITSPLKLPEFKLPYYEGFNRYGHKLWLGIYRRDELFPVSFLKNICKICLQTRIGQLYTTPWKSLVVKGIELNDRDLWDNVLSNHRINVRHASNELNWQVEDLCVYGLNLKNYLVRKFNEEDVRTYRLCFAIKTQPKTGLFGSIVIRTQQDIRKGAKLKEELFEILHTRDFNPNSKDFISFRREVAKEELSKNLIALCDLYYEQQGNPEQFSGEAYNLVNQEALDSKDLPVYKVYQCQHCFTRYDEAFGEEANQIPKGTAFEAFTAYECPTCGSPKEDFVEVEGLLALC; this is translated from the coding sequence ATGGCAGCAAAGGACTATACCATTAAGATCAACCTCACGGGGGGCATTGTGTCGGCGGGAGATTTGTATCAAATTCTGGAGGCAGCCGAGAGAGCAGATGTACAGGACATTCGCTTAGGAAACCGGCAGCAGTTATTCTTCACCGTAATGGAAGATAAGCTGAGTACCCTAACTCAAGACCTGATTACGGCAGACATCATTTATGAAGTAGATGCGGACGAGCACCCAAACATCTTAAGCTCTTACGTGACCGAAGACGTGTTTTACCATGCCAACTGGTTGCGGGAAGGGGTGTACAAAGACATTCTTGATTTGTTTGATTACCGGCCTCAGGTCAAAATCAACCTGGTAGACAACAACCAGGCCTTTGTGCCTTTCTTTACAGGTAACCTCAACTATATTTCTTCTGAAACCAGCAATTATTGGTTTCTATACATCCGGTTTCCTAAAACCAACATCATCTACCAATGGCCCTCATTGATTTACTCTGAGGACATTCCGGGGATCAGCAGTGTCCTTGAGCAGATCATCTTTTCAAACAAAGAACTGTTTTATGACCAGCCATCTATTGATGGGAACAGACTGCATGACATGGTGCGGGCCAGCGGCTCCTTTGTGATACAGCCTATCACTTCCCCCTTGAAATTACCAGAATTTAAGCTGCCGTATTACGAGGGGTTCAACCGCTATGGCCATAAACTATGGTTAGGTATTTACCGCCGAGATGAACTGTTTCCGGTCTCTTTTCTGAAGAACATCTGCAAAATATGCCTGCAAACCAGAATTGGCCAGCTGTATACCACCCCCTGGAAATCATTGGTGGTGAAGGGGATTGAGCTGAATGACCGTGATCTTTGGGACAATGTATTAAGCAACCACCGCATAAACGTACGGCATGCCTCCAATGAACTGAACTGGCAGGTAGAGGATCTGTGCGTTTATGGCCTGAATTTGAAAAACTACCTTGTAAGAAAGTTTAATGAAGAAGATGTAAGAACCTATCGGTTGTGTTTCGCTATCAAGACACAGCCAAAAACCGGACTGTTCGGGTCTATCGTCATCCGGACGCAACAAGATATTAGGAAAGGGGCGAAGCTAAAAGAGGAATTGTTTGAGATTCTGCATACCCGTGACTTCAACCCGAACTCAAAAGATTTTATCAGTTTCAGAAGAGAGGTTGCCAAAGAGGAGTTGAGCAAGAACTTGATTGCCCTCTGCGATCTGTATTATGAGCAGCAAGGTAATCCGGAACAGTTTTCAGGAGAAGCTTATAACCTTGTAAACCAGGAAGCGCTTGATTCAAAAGATTTGCCGGTATACAAAGTCTATCAATGCCAGCACTGCTTTACAAGGTATGATGAAGCCTTTGGTGAGGAAGCAAATCAGATACCCAAGGGAACAGCGTTTGAAGCATTTACAGCCTATGAATGCCCCACCTGCGGATCTCCGAAGGAAGATTTTGTGGAGGTAGAGGGTCTATTGGCTTTATGCTAG
- a CDS encoding metal-dependent hydrolase — protein MFIGHFAFGLGAKSMAPKVSLGSLLLAAQLLDLLWPTFLLLGWEHVSISPGITEVTPLDFTHYPISHSLLAVLGWSIACGLIYWLLKRNRRGAIVMGICVLSHWMLDVVMHRPDLPLYPGDSPMLGLGLWNSLVGSLLVEGLFFALGVGLYLRSTKAKNKKGTWGFWSFILFLVFVHVANLFGPPPPEVTAIAWTGQLQWLFIIYGYWIDGNRQNKNVQAPHLEAVYH, from the coding sequence ATGTTTATCGGACACTTTGCTTTTGGACTTGGAGCCAAGTCCATGGCGCCTAAAGTATCTTTAGGGTCGCTGTTGTTAGCGGCTCAGCTACTGGACCTTCTTTGGCCTACGTTCCTCTTACTGGGTTGGGAGCATGTAAGCATAAGCCCTGGCATTACCGAAGTGACTCCCCTTGACTTTACGCATTATCCCATCTCTCATAGCCTTTTGGCGGTATTGGGGTGGTCCATTGCCTGTGGGTTGATTTACTGGCTGTTGAAAAGAAATCGTAGGGGCGCTATAGTGATGGGTATTTGCGTGTTGAGCCACTGGATGCTTGATGTCGTCATGCACCGGCCAGATCTTCCGCTGTACCCCGGAGACTCTCCAATGCTTGGATTAGGCTTATGGAATTCTTTGGTGGGCAGTCTTCTAGTGGAAGGTCTGTTTTTTGCTTTAGGTGTAGGATTATACCTGCGGAGCACAAAGGCTAAAAACAAAAAAGGGACATGGGGTTTTTGGTCCTTTATCTTATTTCTGGTGTTTGTGCATGTAGCAAACCTGTTTGGTCCACCTCCGCCTGAAGTTACAGCAATTGCCTGGACAGGCCAGTTGCAATGGCTTTTTATAATCTATGGATATTGGATAGACGGCAACCGACAAAACAAAAATGTTCAGGCCCCTCACTTAGAAGCAGTTTACCATTAG
- a CDS encoding cupin domain-containing protein: MSTDNQKQPLFVEIEQELTSKGFTIANQDQTRPWGGFFVIDENQAQQFADTYFDGISVEDLRISGKLSPKILVVAPEKRLSWQYHHRRAEIWKVVKGRVGVVTSPTDEESELKQLEPGALITLKQSERHRLVGLQEWGVLAEIWQHTDATNPSNEDDIVRVQDDFGR, encoded by the coding sequence ATGTCTACTGACAACCAGAAACAACCGCTTTTTGTAGAAATAGAGCAGGAACTTACCTCCAAGGGGTTTACTATTGCAAATCAGGATCAAACCAGGCCTTGGGGCGGTTTTTTCGTGATTGATGAAAACCAGGCGCAGCAATTTGCCGACACCTATTTTGATGGGATCTCTGTGGAAGATCTTCGGATTTCAGGAAAACTTAGCCCTAAGATCTTAGTAGTGGCACCTGAGAAACGTCTTTCCTGGCAATACCATCACCGTCGCGCCGAGATCTGGAAAGTTGTGAAGGGAAGAGTAGGAGTAGTAACCAGCCCTACAGACGAAGAAAGTGAGTTGAAGCAATTAGAGCCGGGTGCTCTGATAACCTTAAAGCAATCTGAGCGTCACCGGTTGGTGGGTTTACAGGAGTGGGGGGTACTAGCCGAAATCTGGCAACACACAGACGCTACAAACCCTTCCAATGAAGATGATATAGTGCGCGTGCAGGATGACTTTGGGCGTTAA
- the glgP gene encoding alpha-glucan family phosphorylase — translation MGNYSKWYHPYTINEKYSERVAYFSMEFGIDQALKTYSGGLGYLAGSHMRSAYELRQNMIGIGILWKYGYYDQVRQDDQKMGVQFLKKYYTFLEDPDIKVQVTIHNNPVWVKVLVLPAETFGTVPMYFLTTDIAENDYISRTITHRLYDHELPTRIAQSIVLGVGGAKVIEALGGVATYHMNEAHALPLVFHLYEKYRDVEEVKKRMAFTTHTPEKAGNEENEVELLNKMSFFNGLSIEEAREISGAHGTHLDYTLTALRLSKMANGVSQLHGEVSRDMWEGNEGICGIKAITNAQNVKYWQNTELRAALDTNDDEQLVQLKAEMKKPLFELVADQTGKIFKNDVLTIVWARRFAAYKRADLLIHDLHRFFELINREGQPVQVIWAGKPYPYDHGAIGVFNRLIEVSHKHKNVAVLTGYELSLSAKLKYGADIWLNTPRRPREASGTSGMTAAMNGAINFSVQDGWLPEFGRHGENSFLFPIVDTSLPNEEQDLIDYNNMMDILENEIIPAYYVDRKKWVSIMKQSMNEVVGYFSSERMADEYYHLMYQDGK, via the coding sequence ATGGGAAATTACAGCAAATGGTATCATCCGTATACCATTAATGAGAAGTACAGTGAGCGGGTGGCTTACTTCAGTATGGAGTTTGGGATTGACCAGGCCCTGAAAACCTATTCCGGTGGACTTGGGTACTTGGCCGGTTCCCACATGCGCAGCGCCTATGAACTGCGCCAAAACATGATCGGGATTGGCATACTCTGGAAGTACGGGTACTATGACCAGGTGCGGCAAGACGATCAGAAGATGGGGGTTCAGTTCCTGAAAAAATACTACACCTTTCTGGAAGATCCAGACATTAAAGTACAGGTAACTATTCACAACAACCCGGTATGGGTGAAGGTGCTGGTGTTACCCGCCGAAACCTTCGGAACGGTGCCCATGTACTTCCTCACCACAGACATCGCTGAGAATGATTACATCAGCCGGACTATCACCCACCGCCTGTATGACCATGAATTACCTACCCGTATTGCGCAGAGCATAGTCTTGGGAGTTGGGGGAGCTAAGGTAATAGAGGCCTTGGGCGGCGTAGCCACTTACCACATGAACGAAGCACACGCTTTGCCGCTGGTCTTTCACTTATATGAAAAGTACCGCGATGTGGAGGAAGTGAAAAAACGCATGGCTTTTACCACCCACACCCCTGAAAAAGCCGGAAACGAAGAAAACGAAGTAGAACTGCTCAACAAGATGTCGTTCTTTAATGGGCTTTCTATTGAAGAAGCCCGGGAGATTTCCGGAGCCCATGGAACGCACCTGGACTACACGTTAACTGCCCTTCGCTTGTCAAAAATGGCAAACGGGGTTTCCCAATTGCACGGCGAAGTATCCCGCGACATGTGGGAAGGAAACGAAGGCATCTGCGGAATAAAAGCCATTACCAACGCTCAAAACGTGAAGTACTGGCAGAATACTGAGCTTAGAGCAGCGCTGGACACGAACGATGATGAACAATTGGTACAGCTCAAAGCCGAGATGAAAAAGCCTCTCTTTGAACTGGTGGCAGACCAAACCGGAAAAATATTCAAGAACGATGTTTTGACCATTGTCTGGGCCCGTAGGTTTGCCGCCTACAAACGTGCTGACCTGCTTATCCATGACCTGCACCGTTTCTTTGAACTCATCAACCGCGAAGGCCAGCCTGTACAGGTCATCTGGGCCGGAAAGCCGTATCCTTATGACCATGGAGCCATTGGTGTTTTCAACAGGCTTATTGAAGTATCGCACAAACACAAAAATGTAGCGGTGCTTACTGGATATGAGTTAAGCTTGTCCGCCAAACTTAAGTACGGTGCTGACATATGGCTGAATACTCCCCGTCGTCCGCGTGAAGCTTCGGGCACCAGCGGCATGACCGCTGCCATGAACGGCGCCATCAACTTCTCAGTTCAAGACGGTTGGCTTCCTGAATTTGGACGTCATGGAGAGAATAGCTTCCTGTTCCCGATTGTAGATACATCTCTACCAAATGAAGAGCAGGACCTGATAGACTACAACAACATGATGGATATACTGGAGAACGAAATCATTCCGGCGTATTATGTTGACCGTAAGAAATGGGTAAGCATCATGAAGCAAAGCATGAATGAAGTGGTAGGGTATTTCAGTTCAGAACGTATGGCTGATGAGTACTATCATTTGATGTACCAGGACGGAAAGTAA
- a CDS encoding multidrug effflux MFS transporter: MTRKRYFLIILILGSLSTISPFSIDMYLPGFPAIAQDLNTTISQVQLSLTAYLIGISAGQLLYGPLLDRFGRKYPLYAGLGIYIAASIGCALADSPDMLIAMRFLQAIGGCAGMVAAQALVRDLFPVSETAKVFSWLILVIAVSPMIAPTVGGYMTAAFGWPSVFLTLAVITLVMLIGVFFALPEGKQADPGMSLKPKAVLGNFYAVLRNPQFLVYTLVGGIASAAPFAYIAGSPDVFMTIYKLSEQEYGWIFAILSVAMIGSPQFNHILLRKLRSDQIIKMGLVYQTLIGTFMVAGVYAGWYGQMGLIIVLFLFLLGQGLTAPNASALSLAPFSKFAGSASALAGSFRMGIGALVSGAVSVLHNGTALPMVVVMTSCTVLGILIYFFGQGSATSYREAELAGAVNEM; this comes from the coding sequence ATGACGCGTAAACGATATTTCCTCATAATCCTGATTCTGGGATCCCTCTCCACCATTAGTCCTTTCTCCATTGACATGTACTTGCCGGGGTTTCCGGCCATTGCCCAAGACCTTAACACCACCATTTCCCAGGTTCAGCTTTCTTTAACGGCATACCTGATCGGGATTTCTGCCGGACAGTTGTTGTATGGTCCACTGCTAGACCGGTTCGGAAGAAAGTATCCTTTGTATGCGGGATTAGGCATTTACATAGCTGCCTCCATAGGTTGTGCCCTGGCTGACTCTCCTGATATGCTGATTGCCATGCGCTTTCTGCAGGCTATTGGAGGCTGTGCGGGTATGGTGGCGGCGCAGGCGCTGGTTAGGGACTTATTCCCGGTAAGCGAGACTGCGAAGGTGTTTTCCTGGTTGATTTTGGTTATTGCCGTTTCTCCTATGATTGCCCCCACCGTGGGCGGCTATATGACGGCTGCTTTCGGCTGGCCTTCCGTTTTCCTGACCTTGGCTGTTATAACCTTGGTCATGTTGATTGGGGTTTTCTTCGCCTTGCCCGAAGGGAAACAGGCAGACCCCGGTATGTCCCTCAAACCTAAAGCAGTACTTGGGAATTTCTACGCCGTGTTGCGCAACCCACAGTTTCTGGTGTACACGTTGGTGGGAGGGATTGCCTCGGCAGCACCGTTTGCATATATCGCTGGGTCGCCTGATGTGTTTATGACCATCTATAAGTTGAGTGAACAGGAGTACGGCTGGATCTTTGCCATCTTATCGGTGGCAATGATTGGTTCTCCGCAGTTCAACCACATATTACTGCGCAAACTCAGAAGCGACCAAATCATTAAGATGGGCCTGGTTTATCAGACCCTCATTGGTACGTTTATGGTAGCAGGGGTGTATGCCGGTTGGTATGGCCAAATGGGCCTGATCATTGTGCTGTTCCTGTTCCTGCTGGGGCAAGGGTTAACGGCTCCTAATGCCTCGGCTCTATCATTGGCTCCTTTTTCTAAGTTTGCCGGAAGTGCATCCGCATTGGCGGGAAGTTTCAGGATGGGCATTGGGGCCCTGGTATCAGGAGCGGTCAGTGTGTTGCACAACGGCACAGCCTTGCCTATGGTAGTAGTCATGACCTCCTGTACGGTACTAGGCATCTTAATCTACTTCTTCGGGCAGGGTAGTGCCACAAGTTACCGCGAAGCTGAACTGGCTGGCGCAGTAAATGAAATGTAG
- a CDS encoding response regulator codes for MKILLIEDEPKVSAFIKKGLEEQMYEVEQVYDGFYGAKLATENEYALVILDVILPRMNGVEVCKLIRQHSLTVPILMLTALGSTDDKILGLDSGADDYLVKPFEFQELLARIRALTRRSQESVGTEVLKMADLELDVQKKTVHRKGVPISLTAREFSLLHYLLRNKERVVSRVDIIEQVWETSFDTGSNVIDVYINFLRKKIDKDFSPKLIHTLVGMGYVLKEMEEK; via the coding sequence ATGAAAATACTGCTTATTGAAGACGAGCCCAAAGTAAGTGCTTTCATTAAGAAAGGCCTGGAGGAGCAGATGTATGAGGTGGAACAGGTCTATGACGGTTTTTATGGAGCCAAATTGGCCACCGAAAATGAATATGCCCTTGTCATTCTGGACGTCATCTTGCCTCGCATGAACGGGGTAGAGGTGTGTAAACTCATTAGGCAGCACAGCCTTACGGTGCCCATACTCATGCTTACCGCCTTGGGCAGCACCGACGATAAAATTTTGGGCCTTGACTCCGGTGCAGATGATTACCTGGTGAAACCTTTTGAGTTTCAGGAGTTGCTCGCCCGCATAAGGGCTTTAACCAGAAGATCTCAGGAAAGTGTGGGGACCGAAGTCCTGAAGATGGCAGATCTGGAGTTGGATGTGCAGAAAAAAACAGTACATCGGAAAGGCGTGCCTATTTCTCTGACGGCCCGCGAGTTTTCTTTGCTTCATTATTTATTGCGGAACAAGGAACGGGTAGTCTCAAGGGTAGACATCATTGAGCAGGTGTGGGAGACTTCTTTTGATACAGGCAGCAACGTGATAGATGTGTACATCAACTTCCTCCGGAAGAAAATAGACAAAGACTTCTCGCCTAAGTTAATCCACACGCTGGTGGGCATGGGGTATGTGCTGAAGGAGATGGAAGAGAAATGA